In a single window of the Campylobacter hyointestinalis subsp. lawsonii genome:
- a CDS encoding type II toxin-antitoxin system HipA family toxin, protein MKDLFEIYDNETKIGEMKVYAVGKNETYYFSYDKQWLKNGFEIDPNLPLKDMEFISKDLWGIFCDISPDRWGRLIQKRKARSELTSSEYLIWVSDYFRVGSIRIKRDGEFVSSKTDIPKLTNINELCQSASRVEEGESLDSDIKNLLAPSGSLGGARPKASIIKDNKLYIAKFPSIKDEYKQISKCEQTMLEVAKIAKINVCKTQLYETIKGTALLVERFDRIGNERIPYKSAMTLLGVKESETSDEKSYVDLAFILDSKNKKELFRRMVFNGLFGNTDDHLKNHGVLYDRETKSWNLSPAFDITPDMIIYSKQSHALNFIDFANLPSIELFNGIKEFFEINESEFKEILSDMLIARDEFEKIAKKNGINSDNLKMLKNNYEHEDFEKIRNLYRNKVYENTNDKGPVKNTSEFSL, encoded by the coding sequence ATGAAAGATTTATTTGAAATTTATGATAATGAAACCAAAATTGGCGAAATGAAAGTATATGCAGTAGGTAAAAACGAAACATATTATTTTTCATATGACAAACAATGGTTAAAAAATGGATTTGAAATAGACCCAAATTTACCTTTAAAGGATATGGAATTTATCTCAAAAGATCTTTGGGGTATCTTTTGCGATATTAGTCCTGATAGATGGGGAAGGCTCATCCAAAAAAGAAAAGCAAGAAGCGAACTTACAAGTAGCGAATATTTGATTTGGGTTAGTGATTATTTTAGAGTAGGGTCTATTAGAATCAAAAGAGATGGAGAATTTGTATCTTCAAAAACTGATATTCCAAAATTAACAAATATAAATGAACTTTGCCAATCAGCTAGTAGAGTAGAAGAAGGCGAAAGTTTAGATAGCGATATAAAAAATTTATTAGCTCCAAGCGGGAGTCTAGGTGGAGCTAGACCAAAGGCTAGCATTATTAAAGATAACAAACTTTATATCGCCAAATTTCCATCAATCAAAGATGAATATAAGCAAATTTCAAAATGCGAACAAACTATGTTAGAAGTGGCAAAAATAGCAAAAATCAATGTTTGTAAAACACAACTTTATGAAACGATAAAAGGAACTGCTTTATTAGTTGAAAGATTTGATAGGATAGGAAATGAGAGAATACCATATAAATCAGCAATGACACTTTTAGGGGTTAAAGAGAGTGAAACAAGTGATGAAAAAAGCTATGTTGATTTGGCTTTTATATTAGATAGTAAAAATAAAAAAGAGCTATTTCGTAGAATGGTTTTTAATGGTTTATTTGGTAATACAGATGATCATTTAAAAAATCACGGCGTTTTATATGACAGAGAGACAAAAAGTTGGAATTTAAGTCCAGCATTTGACATTACGCCTGATATGATAATATACTCAAAGCAAAGCCACGCTTTAAATTTTATTGATTTTGCAAATTTGCCTTCTATTGAATTATTTAATGGGATAAAAGAATTTTTTGAGATAAATGAAAGTGAATTTAAAGAAATTTTATCTGATATGTTGATCGCAAGAGATGAATTTGAAAAAATAGCTAAGAAAAACGGAATAAATAGCGATAACTTAAAAATGTTAAAAAATAATTACGAACACGAAGATTTTGAAAAAATTAGAAATTTATATAGAAATAAAGTTTATGAAAATACTAATGATAAAGGACCAGTAAAAAATACTAGCGAATTTAGCTTATGA
- a CDS encoding autotransporter outer membrane beta-barrel domain-containing protein encodes MKLSLIASSTIISLGLVSNASAKNYITPNSGGLDEYFDLKTNGNTATITIKDTYKNKDLIIGSNVNDFVVDNISKENTSLYINTGSQKLAIENILDEDRTDTESRMYNANLTASEVSLKDMNLEYYKNANRVNANVRISNSDESQPNSLNSSVMIINSLQNDNYNASLNITGNLNASNTKFYGASTSGNLNFNVGKNVNITDSKFFVLNKDLGNHRLNVDNLTLNRFVFMSAESFNKDIATKNTAGASLFKRIDQVFKKDTADKLSSMTNGSYLPPMDLKDLVDYKLSVEKNGNKEYLIISGGVTDKVNSIKAILEIEKEYLENVVKFYDLDFNAALNQAIKDGLEDIKEQIENKNDIIAKIDENGGDESKLSTKEKMDALGIELTPTSKFIFEKASSLKTKHSNTYNLLLGNGANTLDGATRLNKAADSMQASGNINESQNIFNSLIASDIDPSVGIKAITHSKFFKDVRDSSRDSINILNNGSSINSAINISNDMSISKRVASINNPYSEVRFANVLKSSLLANSTNIASDAIYDYYGISNYDNSVWANTFGGVNIIDGNSGGLYGISVGIDREFNDNLLVGVYATYANSNIKDKLNEQKVNNYQIGLYSSYRFDSYEINSKIYGQIGDTKQDISLAGNVNSANFNRKFVGFSSNIGKVFSVSSDLFLKPFVGANYYYSYTPNYTETGALSRKVRSNTNNSVSLELGLESRKYFSENSYLFISPKIEQYIINDGDDYTASFIGSNAAFSIKGSDKKKTYGQLIIGGNIALNDRLSLDAGVGAKQILAGKVDSKNETYLNGNIEVKYKF; translated from the coding sequence ATGAAACTATCGCTAATTGCATCAAGTACGATAATCAGTTTAGGATTAGTAAGCAATGCCAGTGCTAAAAATTACATAACTCCAAATTCAGGCGGTTTGGACGAGTACTTTGATCTAAAAACAAATGGCAACACTGCAACCATCACTATCAAAGATACTTATAAAAATAAAGACTTAATCATAGGTAGCAATGTAAATGATTTTGTCGTAGATAACATCAGCAAAGAGAACACATCTCTATATATCAATACAGGCAGCCAAAAGCTAGCCATAGAAAACATACTAGATGAGGATCGTACAGATACAGAGTCTAGAATGTATAATGCTAATCTAACTGCTTCTGAAGTTAGTTTAAAAGATATGAATTTAGAGTATTACAAAAATGCAAATCGGGTAAATGCAAATGTGCGTATAAGCAATAGCGATGAGTCGCAACCAAATTCCTTAAACTCTTCAGTTATGATTATAAACAGTTTGCAAAATGACAACTATAATGCCAGCTTAAATATAACAGGGAATTTAAATGCTAGTAATACTAAATTTTATGGTGCTTCTACTAGTGGAAATTTAAATTTTAATGTTGGTAAAAATGTAAATATCACAGATTCTAAATTTTTTGTGTTAAATAAAGATTTAGGCAACCATCGGTTAAATGTTGATAATCTAACACTAAATAGATTTGTATTTATGAGCGCAGAAAGTTTTAATAAAGATATAGCTACCAAAAACACAGCCGGAGCTAGCCTTTTTAAGAGAATTGATCAAGTTTTTAAGAAAGATACAGCAGATAAACTCTCATCAATGACAAACGGTAGCTACCTTCCACCTATGGATTTAAAAGACCTAGTAGATTATAAATTAAGCGTAGAAAAAAATGGAAATAAAGAGTATCTTATCATCAGTGGCGGTGTTACTGACAAAGTCAATAGCATAAAAGCCATACTTGAAATTGAAAAAGAGTATCTAGAAAATGTAGTTAAATTCTACGATTTAGATTTTAATGCTGCATTAAATCAAGCTATTAAAGATGGCTTAGAAGACATAAAAGAGCAAATTGAGAATAAAAACGATATTATTGCTAAGATAGATGAAAATGGTGGCGATGAGAGCAAACTAAGCACAAAAGAGAAAATGGATGCGTTAGGAATTGAGCTCACTCCAACTTCTAAATTTATATTTGAAAAAGCATCTAGCCTAAAAACCAAGCACTCAAACACCTATAATCTACTTCTTGGCAACGGCGCAAATACACTTGATGGGGCAACAAGACTAAATAAAGCAGCCGATTCTATGCAAGCATCAGGAAATATAAATGAATCGCAAAATATATTTAATAGCTTAATTGCTTCAGATATCGACCCTTCAGTCGGCATAAAAGCAATCACACATAGCAAGTTCTTTAAAGATGTCAGAGATAGCTCTAGAGACAGCATAAATATCTTAAATAATGGAAGTAGTATAAATAGTGCTATTAATATATCAAATGATATGAGTATAAGCAAGAGAGTAGCAAGTATAAATAACCCTTATAGCGAAGTAAGATTTGCTAATGTGCTTAAATCTAGCCTTTTGGCAAACAGCACAAATATAGCAAGTGACGCTATCTATGACTACTATGGTATAAGTAACTACGATAATAGCGTGTGGGCAAATACATTTGGCGGTGTAAATATCATAGATGGAAATAGTGGCGGGCTATATGGTATTAGCGTTGGTATCGATAGAGAATTTAACGATAATTTGCTAGTTGGCGTCTATGCAACTTATGCAAACTCAAATATCAAAGATAAGCTAAACGAGCAAAAAGTAAATAACTACCAAATAGGTCTTTATAGCTCTTATAGATTTGACTCTTATGAGATAAACTCTAAAATTTACGGACAAATAGGTGATACAAAACAAGATATAAGCCTAGCTGGAAATGTAAATAGTGCAAATTTTAATAGAAAATTTGTTGGATTTAGCTCAAATATTGGCAAGGTCTTTAGCGTAAGTAGCGATCTATTTTTAAAACCTTTTGTAGGGGCGAATTACTACTATAGCTATACGCCTAATTACACAGAGACAGGTGCTTTATCAAGAAAGGTAAGATCTAATACCAACAATTCAGTTAGCTTAGAGCTTGGCTTAGAGAGTAGAAAATACTTCAGTGAAAACTCATACTTATTCATCTCACCAAAAATAGAGCAATATATAATCAACGATGGAGATGACTATACAGCAAGCTTTATCGGCTCAAATGCTGCATTTTCTATTAAAGGAAGTGATAAGAAAAAGACTTATGGGCAACTAATCATAGGTGGAAATATCGCCTTAAATGATAGACTAAGTTTGGACGCTGGAGTTGGAGCTAAACAAATTTTAGCCGGCAAAGTAGATTCTAAAAATGAAACCTATTTAAACGGAAATATAGAGGTTAAATATAAATTTTAA
- a CDS encoding autotransporter domain-containing protein — MQISRAVCATLFGVSLSVSSTFGYSVDEKVDEINKNLRAYNYFYLPFKDKSADIAQKLGNINGDIKNVTADQLNTNGKYEELGDIFKFALGGSTVAGLGVGPGVRIGEYNEDDLDYDQNLNFNLYEGLIDTGGWAERVDALTFTTDKGRNVSISHDNNSIEIKFDNGERNTIRLDQDGNLYATSSGSSVNNNTIFQSGLSKNDLATIAKLVESNVKNSVELFKTTTFFDGLAMLIMEKDESEYKDNANFKAMFNEIKKLGNSNDVLKSLELFNKANAKDLELIKDSISRLEEIKTTTSGDKSAKIKEFNEFLVKNNFEFGVEEDEGSYRIDGYVSKINDNISDDDLNKFLNMLKAEQKNSEKSIKNINDYMASHNLKAILDKVFENKAIDSANAENKATETEAIASANQATTKVNDIKIQVANTQKELEQAKLNVNKINADPNATQEQKEQALAEQTELENLIKNQQAELNQAKQDRNKAIEAKIEAIKNNQANNLGQTEKSVTSALASIVARDDIADLLSGDKDSIISAVKDAVNSINTASETINSKVNTDIIKFSADIATNTRLAKLSNPFNEDLALAYAIANLKDDAFADNGDSLSSVVRAYTDRFNYDNGLWATLVGSKSSVKNGVDSKLYGFNIGYDKTFDNTIIGSYLTYAQTRAKNSIINNEADNYQLGIYSRSFVQNSEIDAKLSFGVGKNELKRIQNQSEQSGKYDTNFFAAEATYGYIFDLGNEFYAKPLTGLTYSYVSSKAFDESGKFAINWGKTTQKSLSLKAGVELRNYIADGSYIYITPAYEQEIYKNNNDLRLNYVGSNYDIIIGSGKKKHGYAVVQTGADFSITQNLSTNINFGAKARSGEKYYNGTLGLRYKF; from the coding sequence ATGCAAATTTCGCGTGCGGTATGTGCTACATTATTTGGCGTTTCGCTTAGTGTTAGCTCTACTTTTGGTTACTCAGTCGATGAAAAGGTTGATGAGATAAATAAAAATTTAAGAGCTTACAACTATTTTTATTTACCATTTAAAGATAAGTCAGCTGATATAGCACAAAAACTAGGCAATATAAATGGCGATATAAAAAATGTTACCGCCGATCAGTTAAATACTAACGGTAAATATGAAGAGCTTGGCGATATTTTTAAATTTGCTCTAGGCGGCTCCACAGTAGCAGGGCTTGGAGTAGGGCCTGGAGTAAGGATTGGCGAATACAATGAAGACGACCTTGACTACGACCAAAACCTTAACTTTAACCTTTACGAAGGCCTAATAGATACCGGTGGCTGGGCAGAAAGAGTAGATGCGCTTACATTTACTACAGACAAAGGTAGAAATGTAAGTATAAGTCATGATAACAATAGTATTGAGATTAAGTTTGATAACGGCGAGAGGAATACAATTCGTTTAGATCAAGATGGAAATCTATATGCAACCTCTTCTGGTTCATCTGTTAACAACAACACAATCTTTCAAAGCGGTTTAAGCAAAAATGATTTAGCTACAATAGCAAAGTTAGTAGAAAGTAATGTAAAAAATAGTGTAGAGTTGTTTAAAACTACAACGTTTTTTGATGGTTTGGCAATGTTGATTATGGAAAAAGATGAGAGTGAGTATAAAGATAATGCGAACTTTAAAGCTATGTTTAATGAGATTAAAAAACTTGGCAACTCAAATGATGTCTTAAAATCTTTGGAATTATTTAATAAAGCAAATGCAAAAGATTTAGAGCTAATAAAAGATAGTATCTCTAGACTAGAAGAGATAAAAACAACTACATCAGGCGACAAGAGTGCAAAAATAAAAGAATTTAATGAATTTTTGGTAAAAAACAACTTCGAATTTGGGGTGGAAGAAGATGAAGGTTCATATCGCATAGACGGCTATGTATCTAAAATAAATGACAATATAAGCGATGATGATTTAAATAAATTCTTAAATATGCTAAAAGCAGAGCAAAAAAACTCAGAAAAGTCCATAAAAAATATAAATGACTATATGGCTAGTCATAACCTTAAAGCTATACTTGATAAAGTTTTTGAAAATAAAGCGATAGATAGTGCAAATGCGGAAAATAAAGCTACTGAAACCGAGGCGATAGCAAGCGCAAATCAAGCTACAACTAAGGTAAATGATATAAAAATCCAAGTGGCAAATACACAAAAAGAGCTAGAACAGGCAAAACTTAATGTGAATAAAATAAACGCAGACCCAAATGCAACACAAGAGCAAAAAGAACAAGCCCTAGCTGAGCAAACAGAGCTTGAAAATCTCATAAAAAATCAACAAGCAGAACTCAATCAAGCTAAACAAGATCGAAATAAAGCCATAGAAGCAAAGATAGAAGCTATCAAAAACAATCAAGCTAACAACCTAGGACAAACTGAAAAATCAGTCACCTCAGCATTAGCAAGTATAGTCGCAAGAGATGATATAGCAGATCTTTTATCAGGCGATAAAGATAGTATTATTAGTGCTGTAAAAGACGCTGTAAATTCTATAAACACAGCTTCTGAAACTATAAATAGCAAGGTAAATACTGATATTATAAAATTCTCAGCCGATATAGCTACAAATACGCGTCTAGCAAAACTATCAAACCCATTTAATGAAGACCTAGCACTAGCTTACGCAATAGCAAATTTAAAAGACGATGCGTTTGCTGATAATGGAGATAGTCTATCAAGCGTGGTTAGGGCATACACAGATAGATTTAACTACGACAATGGACTTTGGGCGACACTTGTCGGCTCAAAAAGTAGCGTAAAAAACGGCGTAGATAGCAAACTATACGGCTTTAACATAGGCTATGATAAGACTTTTGATAACACAATCATAGGCTCATATCTAACATATGCACAAACAAGGGCAAAAAATAGTATAATAAACAACGAGGCTGATAATTATCAGCTTGGAATTTATTCAAGAAGCTTTGTGCAAAATAGTGAGATAGACGCAAAATTATCATTTGGCGTTGGTAAAAATGAGCTAAAAAGGATTCAAAATCAAAGCGAACAATCAGGTAAATATGACACAAATTTCTTTGCAGCAGAAGCGACTTATGGCTATATCTTTGATTTAGGCAATGAATTTTATGCTAAACCGCTAACTGGTTTAACTTATAGCTATGTTTCAAGCAAGGCATTTGATGAGAGTGGTAAATTTGCGATAAATTGGGGCAAAACTACGCAAAAATCTCTAAGCCTTAAAGCAGGTGTAGAGTTAAGAAATTACATAGCTGATGGTAGCTATATCTATATCACACCAGCTTACGAGCAAGAAATTTATAAAAATAATAACGACCTTCGTCTAAATTATGTAGGCTCAAACTACGATATAATCATAGGCTCTGGCAAGAAAAAACATGGCTATGCTGTGGTGCAAACTGGTGCTGATTTTTCTATCACTCAAAATTTATCAACAAACATAAACTTTGGTGCAAAAGCAAGAAGTGGCGAAAAATACTACAACGGCACACTTGGACTTAGATACAAATTCTAA
- a CDS encoding MFS transporter — protein sequence MIKTVLPLSFITASRFFGLFIVLPVLSLYALNLKGANEFLVGLLVGIYAITQMILQVPFGALSDKFGRKITMSFGLIVFIIGSLVCASADDIYTMLLGRLIQGSGAIGAVATAMISDFVSEEKRGHAMAIMGGMIGISFGLSMVLSPILSSKFGLSSLFYLSALLCVFCIVLLYAVVPSEIKVVHFEPKIGFLKLLKQKNLFIMNITNLMQKMLMSAAFVAIPIVLVGEMGFDSKNLWIVYALATLFGFVSMGMAGFLGDAKGHSKKLLLIGVVLFIVAYLAFAFSKNSAFFIVGVVLFFIGFNLHEPIMQSCASKFALSSQKGSALGVFNAFGYFGSFLGGVLGGYFLHKFDITTLAIFYAILSILWLVLLSLLSDPKIFKNLYLESADFSKLDNTAGVIERYKNQNFFVVKYNSSIISEKQLLDILDK from the coding sequence ATGATAAAAACAGTTTTACCGCTTAGTTTTATAACCGCTTCAAGATTTTTTGGGCTTTTTATAGTATTGCCAGTACTTAGTCTTTATGCTTTAAATTTAAAAGGTGCAAATGAGTTTTTAGTCGGACTTTTAGTCGGCATTTATGCTATCACTCAGATGATTTTGCAAGTACCTTTTGGTGCTCTTAGCGATAAGTTTGGCAGAAAAATTACAATGAGTTTTGGGCTTATTGTTTTCATCATAGGATCGCTTGTTTGTGCTAGTGCAGATGATATTTATACTATGCTTTTAGGGCGTCTTATCCAAGGTAGTGGAGCTATCGGCGCAGTTGCGACTGCTATGATAAGCGACTTTGTCAGCGAGGAGAAAAGAGGCCACGCTATGGCGATAATGGGCGGTATGATAGGTATATCTTTTGGACTATCTATGGTTTTAAGCCCTATCTTAAGCTCTAAATTTGGGCTTTCTAGCCTATTTTATCTCTCAGCTTTGCTTTGTGTTTTTTGTATAGTTTTGCTCTACGCAGTTGTGCCTAGTGAGATAAAAGTAGTCCATTTTGAGCCTAAAATAGGCTTTTTAAAGCTTCTTAAACAAAAAAATCTTTTTATTATGAATATCACAAATTTAATGCAAAAAATGCTTATGAGTGCCGCATTTGTGGCTATCCCTATCGTTTTAGTTGGCGAAATGGGCTTTGATAGCAAAAATTTATGGATAGTTTATGCTTTAGCTACTTTATTTGGCTTTGTTTCTATGGGAATGGCAGGATTTTTAGGCGATGCAAAAGGTCATAGTAAAAAGCTTTTGCTTATAGGTGTAGTCTTGTTTATAGTCGCGTATTTGGCGTTTGCTTTTAGCAAAAATAGTGCGTTTTTTATAGTTGGTGTTGTTCTGTTTTTTATCGGATTTAACTTGCACGAACCCATTATGCAAAGCTGTGCTAGTAAATTTGCCCTAAGTAGCCAAAAAGGCTCAGCTTTAGGCGTTTTTAATGCTTTTGGATATTTTGGTAGTTTTTTAGGCGGAGTTTTGGGTGGATATTTTTTACATAAATTTGATATAACTACTTTGGCGATTTTTTACGCTATTTTATCCATACTTTGGTTAGTGCTTTTAAGTCTGCTTAGCGACCCAAAAATCTTTAAGAATTTATATCTTGAGAGCGCTGATTTTAGCAAACTTGACAATACTGCTGGCGTGATAGAGCGATATAAAAATCAAAATTTCTTTGTAGTCAAATACAACTCTTCTATCATCAGCGAAAAACAACTGCTAGATATCTTAGACAAATGA
- a CDS encoding nucleotidyltransferase domain-containing protein: MANLVNIPSSTQKELIEKFKQLKPLEVWLFGSYAKGNPTASSDMDLFLVKKKLKPNFSDELVKLRSELREFEKKHNIEIDLFVDTKSNIKQKLRNNDEFYSSVFRNAQKIYTKNGKRYIWLKKTNKFDSLIFNSIKWLILIEKNYPI, from the coding sequence GTGGCAAATTTGGTTAATATCCCATCAAGTACGCAAAAAGAGCTAATAGAAAAGTTCAAACAGCTAAAGCCTTTGGAAGTTTGGCTATTTGGTAGTTATGCCAAAGGCAACCCAACAGCATCTAGCGATATGGATCTATTTTTGGTTAAAAAGAAACTAAAACCAAATTTTAGCGATGAGCTAGTAAAGCTTAGAAGTGAGCTTAGAGAATTTGAAAAAAAACATAACATCGAGATAGATCTTTTTGTCGATACGAAGTCAAATATCAAGCAAAAGCTAAGAAATAATGATGAATTTTATAGCTCTGTCTTTAGAAACGCTCAGAAAATTTATACCAAAAATGGCAAACGCTATATTTGGTTAAAAAAAACAAATAAATTTGATAGTTTGATTTTTAATTCTATAAAATGGCTCATTTTAATAGAGAAAAATTACCCGATTTAA
- the pstB gene encoding phosphate ABC transporter ATP-binding protein PstB, translating into MSKNLAIDIKNFSFWYAKSSKPSLNNINLPVVKNKVTALIGPSGCGKSTLLRSINRIHDLYPGNTYEGKIMFEGKNILDPKIDLIDLRIKVGMIFQQPTAFPMSIKDNVAYGLKLSGVKDKKLLAKKVEESLRGANIWDEVKDRLGDDATSLSGGQRQRLCIARAIAVSPEVLLFDEPTSALDPISTIAIEELIHSLKDRYTVVIVTHNMAQATRVSDYTAFMYLGDMIEYGETEQIFNAPKEQLLKEYVGGKFG; encoded by the coding sequence ATGAGTAAAAATTTGGCTATAGATATAAAAAATTTTTCATTTTGGTATGCAAAATCGAGCAAACCAAGCCTAAATAATATAAATTTACCGGTTGTTAAAAACAAAGTTACGGCTCTGATAGGACCTAGTGGATGTGGAAAATCCACGCTTTTACGCTCTATTAACCGCATACACGATCTTTATCCAGGAAATACTTATGAAGGTAAGATAATGTTTGAGGGCAAAAATATACTTGATCCAAAGATAGATCTTATAGATCTTAGGATTAAAGTCGGTATGATATTTCAGCAGCCAACTGCTTTTCCTATGAGTATAAAAGACAATGTAGCTTATGGGCTAAAACTAAGTGGCGTAAAAGATAAAAAACTACTAGCAAAAAAAGTCGAAGAGTCTCTAAGAGGTGCAAATATTTGGGATGAGGTAAAAGATAGGCTAGGCGATGATGCCACTTCTTTAAGTGGTGGTCAAAGACAAAGGCTTTGTATAGCAAGAGCTATAGCAGTAAGTCCAGAAGTTTTGCTTTTTGATGAGCCTACAAGTGCGCTTGATCCGATATCTACTATAGCCATAGAAGAGCTAATACATAGTTTAAAAGATAGATACACAGTTGTTATAGTCACCCACAATATGGCTCAAGCCACTAGAGTTAGTGATTATACCGCATTTATGTATTTAGGCGATATGATAGAATACGGCGAAACTGAGCAAATTTTTAATGCTCCAAAAGAACAACTTTTAAAAGAGTATGTCGGTGGCAAATTTGGTTAA
- the pstA gene encoding phosphate ABC transporter permease PstA, whose amino-acid sequence MRSVNYIAKRVLIDKLICYLSTAFAIFGLIFLFWIILTVIYKGFSGFSLTLFTIPTSFGGLANALLGQLELVIIASLVGVPFGIMAGVYLSEYGLNKNISNLVRNISDIMMSTPSIVIGAFAYAILVKPLNSYSGWAGSFALAIMMIPVVLKTTDDMLSLVPKALREASFALGASKYKCITSVVFRAAKNGLLTGVILSVARVAGETAPLLFTSSNSDFFNFNMNEAIPSLSVSIFDFSSMPDENLNAVAWAGALILAIFVLGVNILGRILIRK is encoded by the coding sequence ATGAGATCTGTAAATTACATAGCTAAAAGAGTTTTGATAGATAAGCTCATCTGCTATCTTAGCACGGCTTTTGCGATATTTGGGCTTATATTTTTATTTTGGATTATTCTTACTGTTATCTATAAGGGTTTTTCTGGTTTTAGCCTGACTTTATTTACCATTCCTACTTCATTTGGCGGACTTGCAAATGCTCTTTTAGGACAGCTTGAGCTAGTTATTATAGCATCGCTTGTTGGCGTACCTTTTGGTATTATGGCAGGAGTTTATCTAAGTGAATATGGATTAAATAAAAATATATCAAATTTAGTAAGAAATATCAGCGATATTATGATGAGCACCCCAAGTATAGTTATAGGTGCTTTTGCTTATGCTATTTTGGTCAAGCCTTTAAACTCATATAGTGGCTGGGCTGGAAGTTTTGCGCTTGCTATTATGATGATCCCTGTTGTATTAAAGACTACTGATGATATGCTTAGTCTTGTGCCAAAAGCATTAAGAGAGGCTAGTTTTGCACTTGGTGCTTCAAAATACAAATGTATCACGAGTGTAGTTTTTAGAGCTGCAAAAAACGGACTTTTAACCGGAGTGATTTTATCTGTCGCAAGAGTCGCTGGTGAGACTGCTCCATTACTTTTTACAAGTTCAAATAGTGATTTTTTCAATTTTAATATGAATGAAGCCATTCCTTCTCTTAGCGTTAGCATATTTGATTTTAGTTCTATGCCTGATGAAAATTTAAATGCAGTCGCGTGGGCTGGAGCTTTGATACTAGCTATTTTTGTTTTAGGCGTCAATATTTTAGGACGCATTTTAATACGTAAATAA
- the pstC gene encoding phosphate ABC transporter permease subunit PstC: protein MKKIAIKDRVVEAIFSSGAKASVIIVMILLVSLFLALLYKAIPAMKEFGFGFIFSLKWDVNTNEFGGLASIYGSVVSTFIAMILATPVAIGTAIFLTQIAPHKIRGFFGVSIELLAAIPSIVYGMWGFIYFVPLVRVIFGGSGFGLLTGGLVLGVMILPFIASVSRDAMNTTPEILKESAYALGATKFDVIKHVIFPYAKLGIIGSIILALGRAFGETMAAIYLLGAIQKIPDNLASPATSIPVTLASQFGEAMENELYESSLFYLALILFLISFASIALAKFVFLKRGKR from the coding sequence ATGAAAAAGATAGCTATAAAAGACAGAGTCGTTGAAGCCATATTTTCTAGCGGTGCAAAAGCATCTGTGATTATAGTGATGATTTTGCTAGTCTCGCTATTTTTGGCTCTCCTTTATAAGGCGATACCTGCTATGAAGGAGTTTGGATTTGGGTTTATATTTAGCCTAAAATGGGACGTAAATACAAATGAATTTGGCGGACTTGCTAGTATTTATGGAAGTGTGGTTTCAACTTTTATAGCTATGATTTTAGCCACGCCAGTAGCTATAGGTACGGCTATATTTCTTACGCAGATCGCACCTCATAAAATCAGAGGTTTTTTTGGTGTGAGCATAGAGTTATTAGCGGCGATTCCTAGTATCGTCTATGGAATGTGGGGATTTATATATTTTGTTCCGCTTGTTCGGGTGATTTTTGGAGGAAGCGGATTTGGACTTCTTACTGGCGGGCTAGTTTTAGGCGTGATGATTTTGCCTTTTATAGCCTCTGTTTCAAGAGACGCTATGAATACGACTCCAGAGATTTTAAAGGAGTCGGCTTACGCCTTAGGTGCTACTAAATTTGATGTAATAAAGCATGTGATATTTCCGTATGCAAAGCTAGGAATTATAGGCTCTATCATACTTGCTCTTGGTAGAGCTTTTGGTGAGACTATGGCAGCTATCTATCTTTTAGGTGCGATCCAAAAGATACCAGATAATCTAGCTAGCCCAGCGACTTCCATACCGGTGACTTTAGCATCTCAGTTTGGTGAGGCAATGGAAAATGAGCTTTATGAAAGTAGTCTTTTTTATCTAGCATTGATACTATTTTTAATCAGTTTTGCAAGTATTGCTTTGGCTAAATTTGTATTTTTGAAAAGAGGCAAGAGATGA